The Desulfohalovibrio reitneri genome contains a region encoding:
- a CDS encoding phasin family protein, translated as MKLTDLMYLGMGAAYMAKDRLDKLADEMAEQGKMSREEAESFLEEMRARGEKERKEFEERTKEMMKEAAEELGLATKKDIQELKDMLASRG; from the coding sequence ATGAAGCTGACCGATCTGATGTACCTGGGAATGGGCGCGGCCTATATGGCCAAGGACCGTCTGGACAAGCTGGCCGACGAGATGGCCGAGCAGGGCAAGATGAGCCGTGAGGAGGCTGAAAGCTTCCTGGAGGAGATGCGCGCCCGGGGCGAGAAGGAGAGGAAGGAGTTCGAGGAGCGCACCAAGGAGATGATGAAGGAGGCCGCCGAGGAACTGGGCCTGGCAACCAAGAAGGACATCCAGGAACTCAAGGACATGCTGGCCTCCAGGGGATAG
- a CDS encoding ABC1 kinase family protein → MIPSPGRFCKAFRVLLTVFCVVRRRGRFLLLRPQGPAELRRAILELGVSFMKLAQVLATRADFFTEEYLAELRTIHDEMEPMPAEDLRRQFARAYPDGSPFAVFDERPLASATIGQVHHAKLPDGTRLAVKIRRRGIERRVREDLRILRLALALFRPFFSRATRNSLEAVLLEFDAMLRRECDMARERDNLERFRRLYGGFTGVVLPRSYPELSSKAALAMSYEEGFRIDDRRAMASSGADFRVVLNTVIEFYTEQMLVKGDFHCDPHPGNILVRDDSTIVLLDFGMVKRLPESTRVAMIELVKAANERDFDQYVAACKRLGVVTRQAPDELVREFAERMFSIFENEALSASSMQELAWGVLEEMQDLPFKLPQEVVYVMRASSLVEGLGTTYIENFNGIKDVLPVLKGNLRRALGRSGLLPTLAGEARDLPLTVRRAKSVLQGLAEEELAVRLHGDTISELVHAFLDRLRPAALGLVLVAVGLAAALLDTAWAAWTLLALGAVRLWTALR, encoded by the coding sequence GTGATTCCCTCGCCCGGGCGTTTCTGCAAGGCGTTCCGGGTTCTTTTGACCGTCTTTTGCGTGGTGCGGCGGCGGGGTCGTTTCCTGCTGCTGCGCCCGCAGGGGCCGGCCGAACTGCGGCGGGCCATACTGGAGCTTGGCGTCAGCTTCATGAAGCTGGCCCAGGTGCTGGCCACGCGGGCGGACTTTTTCACAGAGGAGTATCTGGCGGAGTTGCGCACCATCCATGACGAGATGGAGCCCATGCCCGCGGAGGACCTTCGGCGCCAGTTCGCGCGCGCCTACCCGGATGGCTCGCCGTTCGCCGTGTTTGATGAACGCCCCCTTGCCTCGGCCACCATCGGCCAAGTGCACCACGCCAAACTGCCGGACGGCACGCGGCTGGCGGTGAAAATCCGCCGCCGGGGCATCGAGCGGCGGGTGCGGGAGGATTTGCGCATCCTGCGCCTGGCCCTGGCGTTGTTCCGTCCCTTTTTCTCCCGCGCCACCCGCAACTCCCTGGAGGCGGTGCTGCTGGAGTTCGACGCCATGCTGCGCCGCGAGTGCGACATGGCCCGGGAGCGAGACAACCTGGAGCGGTTCCGGCGGTTGTACGGCGGGTTCACCGGGGTGGTCCTGCCGCGTTCGTACCCGGAGCTTTCCTCCAAGGCCGCCCTGGCCATGAGCTACGAGGAAGGCTTCCGCATCGACGACCGCAGGGCCATGGCCTCGTCCGGGGCGGACTTCCGGGTGGTGCTGAACACGGTCATCGAGTTCTACACCGAGCAGATGCTGGTCAAGGGGGACTTCCACTGCGACCCCCACCCCGGCAACATCCTGGTGCGAGACGACTCCACCATCGTCCTGCTGGACTTCGGCATGGTCAAGCGGTTGCCGGAAAGCACTCGCGTAGCCATGATCGAGCTGGTCAAGGCGGCCAACGAACGGGATTTCGACCAGTACGTGGCCGCCTGCAAGCGGCTTGGGGTGGTCACACGGCAGGCCCCGGACGAGCTGGTGCGGGAGTTCGCCGAGCGCATGTTCTCCATCTTCGAGAACGAGGCCCTGTCCGCCTCATCCATGCAGGAGCTGGCCTGGGGCGTGCTGGAGGAGATGCAGGACCTGCCCTTCAAGCTGCCGCAGGAGGTGGTCTACGTCATGCGCGCCTCCTCGCTGGTGGAGGGGCTGGGCACCACCTACATAGAGAACTTCAACGGCATCAAGGACGTGCTGCCGGTGCTCAAGGGGAACCTTCGCCGGGCGCTGGGCCGCTCCGGCCTGCTGCCCACCCTGGCCGGGGAGGCCAGGGACCTGCCCCTCACCGTGCGGCGAGCCAAGTCCGTCTTGCAGGGGCTGGCGGAGGAGGAGTTGGCAGTCCGGCTCCACGGGGACACCATCTCCGAACTGGTGCATGCCTTTCTGGACAGGCTGCGTCCGGCCGCCCTGGGCCTGGTTCTGGTGGCCGTCGGGCTGGCCGCCGCCCTGCTGGACACGGCCTGGGCCGCCTGGACCCTGCTGGCCCTGGGGGCCGTGCGGTTGTGGACCGCCCTGCGCTGA
- the ftsE gene encoding cell division ATP-binding protein FtsE, translating to MVELERVSFNFGSSWALQDVSLALGKGEFLFLTGPSGAGKTTLLKLLYAALPLRRGTRANVCGFDLKRIRRGRVPLLRREIGVVFQDFKILPRRTVFANVAMALEVRGMARHVIERRVRAVLRVLRLENKAYEPCVRLSGGEQQRVAIARSVVVNPKLILADEPTGNLDAGLSRRLMDVFKQFHVYGTSIIMATHSAELLDTVPEAKVLHLQDGRMCTDDCQVESQPGPLSRSLDEEGPDAPGVPSGGRR from the coding sequence ATCGTCGAACTGGAGCGGGTTTCCTTCAACTTCGGCTCCTCCTGGGCCCTGCAGGATGTCTCCCTGGCCCTGGGCAAAGGGGAGTTCCTGTTCCTCACCGGCCCTTCGGGCGCGGGCAAAACCACCCTGCTCAAGCTGCTCTACGCCGCCCTGCCGCTGCGGCGGGGCACCCGGGCCAATGTCTGCGGCTTCGACCTCAAGCGCATCCGGCGTGGCCGGGTGCCCCTGCTGCGACGGGAGATCGGCGTGGTCTTCCAGGACTTCAAGATCCTGCCCCGCCGCACGGTTTTCGCCAACGTGGCCATGGCTCTGGAAGTGCGGGGCATGGCCCGGCACGTCATCGAGCGGCGGGTGCGGGCGGTGCTGCGCGTGCTGCGGCTGGAGAACAAGGCCTACGAGCCCTGCGTGCGCCTCTCCGGCGGCGAGCAGCAGCGGGTGGCCATCGCCCGCAGCGTGGTGGTCAACCCCAAGCTCATCCTGGCGGACGAGCCCACCGGCAACCTCGACGCCGGGCTGTCCCGGCGGCTCATGGACGTCTTCAAGCAGTTTCACGTCTACGGAACCTCCATCATCATGGCCACGCACTCGGCCGAACTGCTGGACACCGTGCCCGAGGCCAAGGTGCTCCACCTGCAGGACGGCCGCATGTGCACCGACGACTGCCAAGTGGAGTCCCAGCCCGGACCGCTGTCCCGCTCCCTTGACGAGGAGGGGCCGGACGCCCCGGGCGTGCCCAGCGGAGGGCGCCGCTGA
- a CDS encoding aldehyde ferredoxin oxidoreductase N-terminal domain-containing protein yields the protein MSTNRAFRVLVLHLDENKSQVRHFSDKTRWLGGSGLAAALYQEYGLPEVSWSHPDQPLIFAIGCLTGYFPLMSKVVCGFKSPYHDQYAESHAGGRLALAMRFADYDAIVIRGRAEHPVAVQVANRAIEFENVNFLWGTNVFTAGRVLRRTFPGGSGHRSNIRIGPAGETLSSYACINVDTFRHFGRLGSGSVMGIKNLKALNVVGDGNLDLPSDARGYTKLFKRVYEKMTSTDMMSKYHDLGTPQNLIPLNELKSLPWENLQKTHDERVSGISGEKFAEELLMRNTACAGCPVGCIHVGMLREMFQEGYRFQLRQVGYDYEPIFAVGSMLGVTDASDVLAIMDEVEKQGVDVMSAGVALAWATEAFQKGLVSEEQTEVPLAFGDAENYKEAIWLLGHAKGEFYERLAKGAMVAAQHYGGEDFACVLGQEMAGYATGEVFFAAQSMSFRHSHLDVGAYGFDQKNQEQDVDKAVNFLVDDEADRCILTSLVSCLFARGVYKPDLLAECFTAMDLPELAESMGEAGRNIQRLRWKTRADTGYDPSQTKVPKRFLEVETWKGKQDPEYLEALRQSYGREINRLAKEGADVWQRLEKSEKE from the coding sequence ATGTCGACGAATAGAGCCTTCCGCGTCCTCGTGCTCCACCTGGACGAGAACAAGTCCCAGGTGCGCCATTTCTCGGACAAGACCCGCTGGCTTGGGGGCAGCGGCCTGGCCGCCGCCCTGTACCAGGAATACGGCCTGCCGGAGGTGTCCTGGTCCCACCCGGACCAGCCCCTCATCTTCGCCATCGGCTGCCTGACCGGGTATTTCCCCCTCATGTCCAAGGTGGTCTGCGGCTTCAAGTCGCCCTACCACGACCAGTACGCCGAATCCCACGCCGGGGGGCGGCTGGCCCTGGCCATGCGCTTCGCTGACTACGACGCCATCGTCATCCGGGGCCGGGCCGAGCACCCCGTGGCCGTGCAGGTGGCCAACAGGGCCATCGAGTTCGAGAACGTCAACTTCCTATGGGGAACCAACGTGTTCACCGCCGGGCGGGTGCTTCGCCGCACCTTCCCCGGCGGGTCCGGGCACCGCTCCAACATCCGCATCGGCCCCGCCGGGGAGACCCTCTCCTCCTACGCCTGCATCAACGTGGACACCTTCCGCCATTTCGGCAGGCTCGGTTCCGGCTCGGTGATGGGGATCAAGAACCTCAAGGCGCTCAACGTGGTGGGCGACGGCAACCTGGACCTGCCCTCGGACGCGCGCGGCTACACCAAGCTCTTCAAGCGGGTCTACGAGAAAATGACCTCCACCGACATGATGAGCAAATACCACGACCTGGGCACGCCGCAGAACCTCATCCCCCTCAACGAGTTGAAATCCCTGCCCTGGGAGAACCTGCAAAAGACCCACGACGAGCGCGTTTCCGGCATCTCCGGCGAAAAGTTCGCCGAGGAGCTGCTCATGCGCAACACCGCCTGCGCGGGCTGCCCGGTGGGCTGCATCCACGTGGGTATGCTGCGGGAGATGTTCCAGGAAGGATACCGCTTCCAGCTTCGCCAGGTGGGCTACGACTACGAGCCCATCTTCGCCGTGGGCTCCATGCTCGGCGTGACCGACGCCTCCGACGTGCTGGCCATCATGGACGAGGTGGAGAAGCAGGGCGTGGACGTCATGAGCGCGGGCGTGGCCCTGGCCTGGGCCACAGAGGCCTTCCAGAAGGGACTCGTTTCCGAGGAGCAGACCGAGGTGCCCCTGGCCTTCGGCGACGCGGAGAACTACAAAGAGGCCATCTGGCTGCTGGGACACGCCAAGGGCGAGTTCTACGAGAGGCTGGCCAAGGGCGCCATGGTGGCGGCCCAGCACTACGGCGGCGAGGATTTCGCCTGCGTGCTGGGGCAGGAGATGGCCGGCTACGCCACCGGCGAGGTCTTCTTCGCGGCCCAGTCCATGTCGTTCAGACACTCCCACCTGGACGTGGGCGCCTACGGCTTCGACCAGAAGAACCAGGAACAGGACGTTGACAAGGCAGTCAATTTCCTGGTGGACGACGAGGCCGACCGCTGCATCCTGACTTCCCTGGTTTCCTGCCTCTTCGCGCGGGGCGTCTATAAGCCGGACCTGCTGGCCGAATGCTTCACCGCCATGGACCTGCCTGAGCTGGCCGAGTCCATGGGCGAAGCCGGACGAAACATCCAGAGGCTGCGCTGGAAAACCCGCGCCGACACCGGCTACGACCCCTCCCAGACCAAGGTGCCCAAACGCTTTCTGGAAGTGGAGACCTGGAAGGGAAAACAGGACCCCGAGTACCTGGAAGCCCTCCGCCAGTCCTACGGCCGGGAGATCAACCGCTTGGCCAAAGAGGGGGCCGACGTCTGGCAACGCCTTGAAAAATCAGAAAAAGAATAG
- a CDS encoding sensor histidine kinase, producing MKEYIRIPLVYVAFSVFWIVFSDAAVFWLFGAGDESRLAQTVKGTAFVLLSGGLLFYLSRKQFRTIVERNQRLSEVLRGQRALVQEIHHRVKNNLQVVISLLSLQRSKSEDDQAIEVLQECEGRIRSIAQVHNLLYADGEPGSLDLSLYIRKLGASLPRTYGLAGRVEMDVRGGESRVAINEAVSIGLIINELITNSCKYAFHERGQGSVSVELTNENSGLTLTYRDNGPGLDDPGLVESDHTLGFHLVRLLTRQLNGTYALLEKPGLAMRFHFPLDE from the coding sequence ATGAAGGAATACATACGCATACCGCTGGTTTACGTGGCCTTTTCGGTCTTCTGGATCGTGTTTTCCGACGCGGCCGTGTTTTGGCTGTTCGGGGCGGGGGACGAATCCAGGCTGGCGCAGACCGTCAAGGGTACCGCCTTCGTTCTGCTCTCGGGCGGGTTGCTCTTTTATCTCTCCCGCAAGCAGTTCCGGACCATTGTCGAGCGCAATCAACGCCTCTCCGAGGTTCTGCGCGGCCAACGCGCCCTGGTCCAGGAAATCCACCACCGGGTGAAGAACAACCTGCAGGTGGTCATCAGCCTGCTCTCGCTGCAACGCTCCAAGTCCGAGGACGACCAGGCCATCGAGGTGCTGCAGGAGTGCGAGGGACGCATCCGTTCCATAGCCCAGGTCCACAACCTCCTCTACGCGGACGGCGAGCCGGGCAGCCTTGATCTGTCGCTCTACATCCGCAAGCTCGGCGCGAGCCTGCCCCGGACATACGGCTTGGCCGGCCGCGTGGAGATGGACGTGCGGGGGGGCGAGAGCAGGGTGGCCATCAATGAAGCCGTCTCCATCGGCCTCATCATCAACGAGCTCATCACCAACTCCTGTAAATACGCTTTTCACGAACGTGGACAGGGAAGTGTCTCTGTGGAGCTGACCAATGAAAACAGCGGACTGACCCTGACCTACCGAGACAACGGACCGGGACTCGACGACCCGGGGCTGGTGGAATCCGACCACACCCTCGGCTTCCACCTCGTCCGCCTTCTGACCCGCCAGCTCAACGGCACTTACGCTCTCCTGGAAAAACCCGGCCTGGCTATGCGCTTCCACTTCCCCCTGGACGAGTGA
- a CDS encoding vitamin B12-dependent ribonucleotide reductase: MTQPDVPADLPEPVLTDNARVVLAKRYLRKDAEGNPMEDFRGMFLRVAGTVAAEEAKYENSPYTVEDLTREFYLLMTSGRFLPNSPTLMNAGTDLGQLAACFVLPVEDSMDGIFDAVKHAAMIHKSGGGTGFSFSRLRHEGARVGSTGGVASGPVSFMKIFNTATEQVKQGGTRRGANMGILRVDHPDILKFIECKSSEGTELNNFNISVALTERFMQAVENDEEYELIAPHTGAVKDTLRARDVFTRLVRKAWESGDPGIVFLDRVNRDNPTPEQGEIESTNPCGEQPLLPYEACNLGSVNLAALYDAEADDGIDWEELRRVVRLSVRFLDDVIDASRYPLSEIDEKVRRNRKIGLGVMGWADLLFRLGVPYDSREALRLADKVMEAVQAESKAASKELAQERGPFPAYDSSSYAQINLGPYRNATTTTIAPTGTLSIIASCSSGIEPLFALAFSRNVMDGERLVEVNPYFEDALRRAEAHSRSLMEDVAKKGTIHAMEHLPEDIRRVFVTSHDISPEMHLKMQAAFQKHTDNAVSKTVNLPSDATEEDIHHIYTLAYELGCKGVTVYRDGSLSGQVLCTGEPGEVEKPKLGEASRVMQRPEMVYGFTRKVRTGLGELYLTINEVDGKPFEVFATIGKSGHSIMAKAEAVGRLVSLALRSGIGVEEIVKQLEGIGGEYTVFAKKRLLKSIPDAVAYVLRQRYMDDMNAGNDSGLGKPGCPECGDTLVFEEGCHLCRSCGYTKCG, encoded by the coding sequence ATGACCCAACCCGACGTTCCGGCCGATCTGCCGGAACCCGTGCTTACGGACAACGCCAGGGTGGTCCTGGCCAAGCGCTATCTGCGCAAGGACGCCGAGGGAAACCCCATGGAGGACTTCCGGGGGATGTTCCTCCGGGTGGCCGGGACCGTGGCCGCCGAAGAAGCCAAATACGAAAACTCCCCGTACACGGTCGAGGATCTGACCCGGGAGTTCTACCTGCTCATGACCTCCGGGCGCTTCCTGCCCAACTCGCCCACGCTGATGAACGCGGGCACCGACCTGGGCCAGCTGGCCGCCTGTTTCGTGCTGCCGGTGGAAGACTCCATGGACGGCATCTTCGACGCGGTGAAGCACGCCGCCATGATCCACAAGTCCGGCGGCGGCACCGGCTTCTCCTTCTCCCGCCTGCGCCACGAGGGCGCGCGGGTGGGCTCCACCGGCGGGGTGGCCTCCGGCCCGGTTTCCTTCATGAAGATTTTCAACACCGCCACCGAGCAGGTGAAGCAGGGCGGCACCCGGCGCGGGGCCAACATGGGCATCCTGCGGGTGGACCACCCGGACATCCTCAAGTTCATCGAGTGCAAGAGCAGCGAAGGCACCGAGCTGAACAACTTCAACATCTCCGTGGCCCTGACCGAGCGCTTCATGCAGGCCGTGGAGAACGACGAGGAATACGAGCTGATCGCCCCGCACACCGGCGCGGTCAAGGACACCCTGCGCGCCCGCGACGTGTTCACCCGGCTGGTGCGCAAGGCCTGGGAGTCCGGCGACCCCGGCATCGTCTTTCTGGACCGGGTCAACCGCGACAACCCCACCCCGGAGCAGGGGGAGATCGAATCCACCAACCCCTGCGGCGAGCAGCCGCTTTTGCCCTACGAGGCCTGCAACCTGGGCTCGGTGAACCTGGCCGCCCTGTACGACGCCGAGGCCGACGACGGCATCGACTGGGAGGAGCTGCGGCGGGTGGTGCGGCTGTCCGTGCGTTTTCTTGACGACGTTATCGACGCTTCCCGCTACCCCCTGTCCGAAATCGACGAGAAGGTGCGGCGCAACCGCAAGATCGGCCTGGGCGTCATGGGCTGGGCCGACCTGCTCTTCCGCCTGGGCGTGCCCTACGACTCCCGCGAAGCCCTGCGGCTGGCGGACAAGGTCATGGAGGCGGTACAGGCCGAGAGCAAGGCCGCCTCCAAGGAGCTGGCCCAGGAGCGCGGCCCCTTCCCGGCCTATGACAGTTCCTCCTACGCCCAGATCAACCTCGGCCCCTACCGCAACGCCACCACCACCACCATCGCGCCCACGGGCACGCTGTCCATCATCGCCTCCTGCTCCTCGGGCATCGAGCCGCTTTTCGCCCTGGCCTTTTCCCGCAACGTCATGGACGGCGAGCGGCTGGTGGAGGTGAACCCCTACTTCGAGGACGCCTTGCGCCGAGCCGAGGCCCACTCCCGCTCGCTTATGGAGGACGTGGCCAAGAAGGGCACCATTCACGCCATGGAGCACCTGCCCGAGGACATCCGCCGGGTCTTCGTCACCTCCCACGACATCTCCCCGGAAATGCATCTCAAAATGCAGGCCGCCTTCCAAAAGCACACGGACAACGCGGTCTCCAAGACGGTGAATCTGCCAAGCGACGCCACCGAGGAGGACATCCACCACATCTACACCCTGGCCTACGAGCTGGGCTGCAAGGGCGTGACCGTCTACCGCGACGGCTCCCTGAGCGGGCAGGTGCTGTGCACCGGCGAACCGGGAGAGGTGGAGAAACCCAAGCTGGGCGAGGCCTCCCGGGTCATGCAGCGGCCGGAGATGGTCTATGGCTTCACCCGCAAGGTGCGCACTGGACTGGGCGAGCTGTACCTGACCATCAACGAGGTGGACGGCAAGCCCTTCGAAGTCTTCGCCACCATCGGCAAGTCCGGCCACTCCATTATGGCCAAGGCCGAGGCCGTGGGCAGGCTGGTCTCCCTGGCCCTGCGCTCCGGCATCGGCGTGGAGGAGATCGTCAAGCAGCTGGAGGGCATCGGAGGCGAGTACACCGTCTTCGCCAAGAAGCGGCTGCTCAAGTCCATTCCCGACGCGGTGGCCTACGTGCTGCGCCAGCGCTACATGGACGACATGAACGCGGGCAACGACTCCGGCCTGGGCAAGCCCGGCTGTCCCGAGTGCGGCGACACCCTGGTCTTCGAGGAAGGCTGCCACCTGTGCCGCTCCTGCGGCTACACCAAGTGCGGCTGA
- a CDS encoding ABC transporter ATP-binding protein has protein sequence MSENVIEVTGLSKRFGDVRAVDDVTFGVGRGRIVGLLGPNGAGKTTTIHMLLGLLTPTGGQVRVLGMELAANRREVLSRVNFSSAYVNMPENLKVWENMRVFAMLYGVDRPKERAAEVLEWLGIAELANRLTGSLSSGQTTRLNLAKALLNKPEILFLDEPTASLDPDMADRMRSLVRDIREESGTTMLFTSHNMREVEEVCDEVVFLARGRVLDQGPVAEVVARAQSEDLEHMFIRVARDGALTPGGKG, from the coding sequence ATGTCCGAGAACGTCATCGAGGTAACCGGTCTGTCCAAGCGCTTTGGCGATGTCAGGGCCGTGGACGACGTGACTTTCGGCGTCGGCCGGGGCCGCATCGTGGGGCTTTTGGGCCCCAACGGCGCGGGCAAGACCACCACCATCCACATGCTCCTGGGCCTTTTGACCCCCACGGGGGGCCAGGTGCGGGTGCTGGGCATGGAGCTGGCCGCCAACCGACGCGAGGTCCTCTCCCGGGTCAACTTTTCCTCGGCTTACGTGAACATGCCGGAAAACCTGAAGGTCTGGGAGAACATGCGGGTATTCGCCATGCTCTACGGCGTGGACCGACCCAAAGAGCGCGCGGCGGAAGTGCTGGAGTGGCTGGGCATAGCCGAGCTGGCCAACCGCCTCACCGGCTCCCTCTCCAGCGGCCAGACCACCCGGCTGAACCTGGCCAAGGCCCTGCTCAACAAGCCGGAAATCCTCTTTCTGGACGAGCCCACCGCCTCCCTGGACCCGGACATGGCCGACCGCATGCGTTCCCTGGTGCGCGACATCCGCGAGGAATCCGGCACCACCATGCTCTTCACCTCCCACAACATGCGCGAGGTGGAGGAGGTCTGCGACGAGGTGGTCTTTCTGGCCCGGGGGCGGGTGCTGGACCAGGGCCCCGTCGCCGAGGTGGTGGCCCGCGCCCAGAGCGAGGACCTGGAGCACATGTTCATCCGCGTGGCCCGCGACGGCGCGCTCACGCCGGGAGGCAAAGGCTGA
- a CDS encoding universal stress protein produces the protein MEKHLLLTVSGDRTASYPLRFVKGFFNQFCDLRITLLYVAPRPAGGTFDPSLQPEQHALAEMEEAKRTSSHEALDYAYDWITYRACDPSKVTKKVVHSQMGTVGEIIHEAQKGMYDAVALGRRGVSWLEEMVSDSVSHKILWQKLDFPIWICRRPDELNQRKNVLLCVDETTASDRIADHVGFMLGNEEEHNITIFHVKRDNPRITTETQKIIDHTESVLIENGFPQEQLSVRVSQAKDPASAILEEAEQGRYAVVACGRNADEPSSKDRFLPSSTTTKLLRRINTTLWVSK, from the coding sequence ATGGAAAAACACCTTCTGCTGACCGTTTCCGGCGACCGCACCGCCTCCTACCCGCTGCGTTTCGTCAAAGGCTTCTTCAACCAGTTCTGCGACCTCCGCATCACCCTGCTCTACGTCGCCCCCCGGCCAGCCGGAGGCACGTTCGACCCCTCCCTGCAGCCGGAGCAGCACGCCCTGGCGGAAATGGAGGAGGCCAAACGCACTTCCTCCCACGAGGCCCTGGACTATGCCTACGACTGGATCACCTACCGCGCCTGCGACCCCTCCAAAGTCACCAAGAAAGTAGTCCACTCGCAAATGGGCACCGTGGGCGAAATCATCCATGAAGCGCAAAAGGGCATGTACGACGCCGTGGCCCTGGGGCGACGCGGGGTCTCCTGGCTGGAGGAAATGGTCAGCGACTCCGTCTCCCACAAAATCCTGTGGCAAAAGCTCGACTTCCCCATCTGGATCTGCCGACGCCCCGACGAACTCAACCAGCGCAAGAACGTCCTGCTCTGCGTGGACGAAACCACCGCCTCCGACCGCATCGCCGACCACGTGGGATTCATGCTCGGCAACGAGGAGGAGCACAACATCACCATATTCCATGTCAAACGCGACAATCCGCGCATCACCACGGAAACACAGAAAATAATCGATCACACTGAATCCGTGCTCATCGAAAACGGATTCCCCCAGGAACAACTCTCCGTGCGCGTCTCCCAGGCCAAAGACCCGGCCAGCGCCATCCTGGAAGAAGCCGAACAAGGCCGCTACGCCGTGGTTGCCTGCGGACGCAACGCCGACGAACCCTCCAGCAAAGACCGCTTCCTCCCCTCCTCCACAACCACCAAGCTCCTCCGCCGCATCAACACCACCCTGTGGGTGAGCAAATAG
- a CDS encoding ABC transporter permease — MRPRPVAAIMLRHAYLHKRSLPRCMEIVFWPLMDLFVWGFLTLYVRELAQGGAVSFLLGAMIFWEILYRAQQSISLSITEEFWARNIINLFISPATPAEMVAAVCAIGVVKSLLTSCLLGVLAMPFYGFDILAVGWMIAPLYGALLIFGWAVGLVTMGLIFRYGRAAEGLIWGVPFLLQPFSAVFYPVTVLPEWLQYAALSLPSTWVFEGMRATLRGEASPEYLAWAFGLCIPWMLAAGLYFRRTLVKVRERGSLGRQVME, encoded by the coding sequence ATGCGTCCCCGCCCCGTGGCCGCCATCATGCTGCGGCACGCCTACCTGCACAAGCGCAGCCTGCCCCGCTGCATGGAGATCGTCTTCTGGCCCCTCATGGACCTTTTCGTCTGGGGCTTCCTGACCCTGTACGTGCGGGAGCTGGCCCAGGGCGGGGCGGTCTCCTTCCTGCTGGGAGCCATGATCTTCTGGGAAATCCTCTACCGCGCCCAGCAGTCCATCTCCCTGTCCATCACCGAGGAGTTCTGGGCACGCAACATCATCAACCTCTTCATCTCCCCGGCCACGCCCGCGGAGATGGTGGCCGCGGTCTGCGCCATCGGCGTGGTCAAGAGCCTGCTCACCTCCTGCCTGCTGGGGGTGCTGGCCATGCCCTTCTACGGCTTCGACATCCTGGCCGTGGGCTGGATGATCGCCCCCCTCTACGGCGCGCTGCTCATCTTCGGCTGGGCCGTGGGGCTGGTCACCATGGGCCTCATCTTCCGCTACGGCCGCGCCGCGGAAGGCCTCATCTGGGGCGTGCCCTTCCTGCTGCAACCCTTCTCCGCCGTCTTCTACCCCGTCACCGTTTTGCCGGAGTGGCTGCAATACGCCGCCCTCTCCCTGCCTTCCACATGGGTGTTCGAGGGCATGCGCGCCACCCTGCGGGGCGAGGCCTCGCCCGAATACCTGGCCTGGGCCTTCGGCCTCTGCATCCCCTGGATGCTGGCGGCGGGCCTCTACTTCCGCCGCACCCTGGTCAAGGTGCGCGAGCGCGGCAGCCTGGGAAGGCAGGTCATGGAGTGA
- a CDS encoding cell division protein FtsX — MGLLRLAIRGVRDLSDHPWAQVFTLMAVTLAAFLAGLFLLLLHNLDQELSKQRGEVTFQVYWAEKADMDDVRPVWDELRNMKGLRVLRTFTPEQAFEELSASMDGEMRADWMGGRPPLPPTALATFEAVETAEGRDWTRVVFDRLKELEGVESVHFNPLQLDLARSWMRVSRGVVWPLVGLLALVAGLIVGNTIKLAQIARLDEVEILRLVGATRTYIQLPMLSGGAALCLAAGAVATGLLKLFQLLSADIINVPPLFIRIDFLPLSQLGALMGGLVLVGVVSSWVAVKE; from the coding sequence ATGGGCCTTCTCCGTCTGGCTATCCGCGGGGTGCGCGACCTGTCGGACCACCCCTGGGCGCAGGTGTTCACCCTCATGGCTGTGACCCTGGCCGCCTTTCTGGCCGGGCTGTTCCTGCTGTTGCTGCACAACCTCGACCAGGAGCTGTCCAAGCAGCGGGGCGAGGTCACGTTCCAGGTCTACTGGGCGGAAAAGGCGGACATGGACGATGTACGCCCGGTGTGGGACGAGCTGCGAAACATGAAAGGGTTGCGCGTGCTGCGGACCTTCACCCCGGAGCAGGCCTTCGAGGAGCTCTCCGCCTCCATGGATGGCGAAATGCGGGCGGACTGGATGGGCGGGCGGCCGCCCCTGCCGCCCACCGCCCTGGCCACTTTCGAGGCGGTGGAGACGGCCGAGGGGCGGGACTGGACCCGCGTGGTCTTCGACCGCCTCAAGGAACTGGAAGGGGTGGAGTCCGTCCACTTCAACCCCCTGCAGTTGGACCTGGCCCGCTCCTGGATGCGGGTCAGCCGGGGGGTGGTCTGGCCCCTGGTGGGCCTGTTGGCCCTTGTGGCCGGGCTCATCGTGGGCAACACCATCAAGCTGGCCCAGATAGCGAGGCTGGACGAGGTGGAAATCCTGCGGCTGGTGGGCGCCACCCGCACTTACATCCAGCTGCCCATGCTTTCCGGCGGGGCGGCCTTGTGCCTGGCGGCCGGGGCCGTGGCCACGGGGCTGCTCAAACTCTTTCAGCTCCTCTCCGCAGACATCATCAACGTCCCGCCGCTGTTCATCCGCATCGACTTCCTGCCCCTGTCCCAGCTGGGCGCCCTTATGGGCGGCCTGGTGCTTGTGGGCGTGGTCAGCTCCTGGGTCGCGGTCAAGGAATAG